In Deltaproteobacteria bacterium, one genomic interval encodes:
- a CDS encoding ABC transporter ATP-binding protein, whose product MGGVPARTDPDLPGISVESVSFGYGKGARVLEDVDLTVREGEFLSLLGPSGSGKTTVLRLLAGLESPGAGRVAWKGAAIRGPGIERGVVFQDYSLFPWMRMVNNVAVAIGKANPGGKKGEHRELAEEYLRMVGLGDAIAKYPFELSGGMRQRGAIARAFALGSPVLLMDEPFGALDPVNRAKLQDLLLEVWGSSDPRKTVVFVTHDIEEAIYLGDRVAVLGAPPGRVIAREEVPFDRPRSRRRLLASKEFRELQDRISEKYRTDTFERLESTGIVRDPAEGI is encoded by the coding sequence ATGGGGGGCGTCCCGGCCCGGACGGATCCGGATCTCCCGGGAATCTCCGTCGAATCGGTGTCCTTCGGGTACGGGAAGGGCGCCCGCGTCCTCGAGGACGTCGACCTTACGGTCCGGGAGGGAGAGTTCCTCTCCCTCCTGGGCCCCAGCGGCTCCGGAAAGACGACGGTGCTCCGCCTCCTCGCGGGTCTCGAGTCGCCGGGGGCGGGGCGTGTCGCCTGGAAGGGGGCCGCGATCCGGGGGCCCGGGATCGAGCGGGGCGTCGTCTTCCAGGACTACTCCCTCTTCCCCTGGATGCGGATGGTGAACAACGTGGCGGTCGCGATCGGGAAGGCGAACCCCGGAGGGAAGAAGGGAGAACACAGGGAGCTGGCGGAGGAGTACCTGCGGATGGTGGGGCTGGGAGACGCGATCGCGAAATACCCGTTCGAGCTCTCCGGCGGTATGCGCCAGCGCGGGGCGATCGCCCGGGCGTTCGCCCTCGGTTCCCCGGTCCTGCTGATGGACGAGCCGTTCGGGGCGCTGGACCCCGTAAACCGCGCGAAACTCCAGGATCTGCTTCTCGAGGTGTGGGGCTCCTCCGACCCCCGGAAGACGGTGGTGTTCGTCACCCACGACATCGAAGAGGCGATCTACCTCGGCGACCGGGTCGCCGTTCTCGGCGCACCCCCCGGGAGGGTCATCGCCCGGGAGGAGGTCCCGTTCGACCGCCCCAGGTCCCGCAGGCGTCTGTTGGCTTCGAAAGAGTTCCGGGAGTTGCAGGACAGGATCTCGGAGAAGTACCGCACCGATACGTTCGAACGGCTGGAGTCCACGGGGATCGTGCGGGACCCGGCGGAAGGGATCTGA